From Thermostichus vulcanus str. 'Rupite':
TGCCAAGGCGGTGAATGCGGATGTGTGGATGGAAGACCTCTCAGGTATCCGCCAATCCAGACAGAGCCAGAAGGCGCGTTCGGATGCCGGGAAATCGCGCCATACCTGGTCGTACTACGACTTGGAGTGGAAGGTTGCCTACAAACTGGAAATGGCAGGTAGAACTCTACACAAGCGCCCTGCTGCCTACACATCCAAAACCGACCACAGGACAGGATTGATTGGGAAAAGGAGTGGGCATTTGTTCACCGGGCAGGACGGGTATTGCTGTGATGCCGACTGGAATGCCGCAATGAACCTAGCCCAGTGGGACGGGTTTTCGTGTCCTTTGAGTCTAAAAGAAGCCGTATCTGTAATGGGTACGGTCGGCTCAGGGGATGGGGTATTTGGCAATCCCCTGAACTCCATGAATCCCTCACAGCTTCAAGCTGTGGGGAGCTAGAAGGGAGAATCCCCCGGTTTCTAACCGGGGGAGTGTCAAAAATCTCGAATCCAAGGGATCCGCGAAAGGGGCAAACGTCTCCAGATTCCTTCGCTCCCTTCTGGATCCGCCAAACGCCAAGCCAGTAACCCTGCCGCCGAGAGGAGTATCAATGCCAGAAGCAGGGTGATGCCGTTTTGTAGGGTTTTCAAAATCTGCCAGAGCTGCGCCCCCGTTGAGTTTTCTTGAGCAGGAGCCGATTTCGCCTGCCGCGGTTGAGATGGCGGCTTTGAAGCCTCAGGAGAGGGTGTCAAGGGGCGGGCCGGGGCGGAGTTCGCGGGCCCCTGAGCAGGGGCAGAGGCAGAACCCAGGGTGGAGGCGGGAATGGCGGGCCCTGGCAACCGATTCAGAGCCGTTACCACTGCTTGCGGGCGCTGAGAGGCGCGCATCCATTGGTTCAGCTCCGCGAGGGAGATGGCGCAGAGATTGGCATGGCCCAGCGCTTGAATTCGCCCCACCAGAGGCCGATCGTTGCTCACCAACACCACCAAGGTTCCCGGTTGTTGCTGGGCCAAGGCATAGGCACACTCGGCAACTGCCTCTTCCAAACGGGCCCGCTGGCTCATGGACTGTCCGGCAGGGTTGATCCCGCCCACCAGCGCACTGGCTTCGGAGACTTGAAACCCCAAGCTGGGCCACTGGCGCAAAAACTCGCGGGCGACGGCTTCTTCTTGAGGCTCAATCGCCTGTCGGGTGAGGCGCTCCAGCTCCGTCATCACGGCACGGGGCAGCACGCAAACCCCAAAACGTCCCCATTCTTGCCACAGGGCTAGGCGACCGGCCAAAATCACCGGGCTATCGAAAATCAGGAGGGGTGGGATCTCGGCCATAAGGTGTGCTAAGGGTTTCCTCAATTGTGCGGGTTTCCCGTCAGCTTGGGTAGCTGGGATCCCTCGGCGGGCGCAATGCAGAGGCGAATCGCTTGCGGGTACAGCCGGTGTTCTTGGACTTGAATGCGTTGGTAAAGGGACGCCACGGTGTCGTCTGGCAAAACCGGCACGGCTGCCTGGGCGACAATCGGGCCGCTATCCATCTCCAAGGTGACCAGATGCACAGTGCAACCGGTAATTTTTACCCCGTACTCTAGGGCTTGCTCAACGGCGTGTAACCCCTTAAAGCTGGGCAACAGACTGGGATGCAGGTTCAAAATCCGCCCCGGATAAGCTGCAATCAGCACTTCGGTCACCAAACGCATCCACCCGGCCATGATCACCCATTCCACCCGATACTGCTTGAGCACCTCAATCATGGCCGCATCCAAGGCTTCCCGTTGCGGATATTCACGGTGGTTGAGGAGAACGCACGGGATCCCCCATTGTTCTGCCCGCTGGCGCACATAGGCAGTGGGGTTATTGGTGATGACAACGGCAATTTGGGCTTTCAAGTCTCCCGACTGGATGGCTTGGGCAATCGCGGCAAAGTTGCTGCCGTTGCCGGAAGCCAAAATCCCCAAACGGACGGGATCCGATGGGGCTGGGATCTCAACAGGATCTGGCCAGAGCAGACTGGGTTGGCCCATAGGGGTTGCTATTGCAGAATCGGAAGTCTCGCTATTTTAGATCCCTGAGGGGTCTAGGCGGATTGGATCCCTGCGGGTACTGTGAAAGGACAAAATGGGTAAAGTACGCTGGTGAAGTCATGACACCTGAGCAAGAAACCCTATTGGTTAATGCTGTAGGCAGCCTAACGAGTACTACGGAAACCCTAAGTCAAACTGTTGCAACCCTGAGTCGTACTGTCCAGAATCATGAGGTGTTGATCGCTGAAATCCGAGAGGGGCAAGCGATGCTAGCTCAGTATTTCCGAGAGGCGCTTGACCGGTTTGATGAACGAACCCGTGCCATTGAGCGCCGTACCGACGAGATGAGTGCAGAGATGCAAGAGATGAGATCAGAAATGCGGGAGATGCAGCAGGAAATTCGGGACTTACGTCGAGATTTCCTGGAGTTTTTGCAAAAATAAACCCCAGGGGTCGGGGTTGTATCTTTCAGCATCTGGTTTAGATTGGGGAAACATTGTCACAAGTCTTGCCACTAGGTGTGAGAAAATGCCTCACTTCCGGGGACAACGCAGACGGGTTTGGATCTGGGGGATGATCGCGGTTCTGGCCGGGTTGACGGGATCCCTGCTGACGGGAGTGGGGCAGAACCCGGTAGCACAAGCACAGCAG
This genomic window contains:
- a CDS encoding PIN domain-containing protein, which translates into the protein MAEIPPLLIFDSPVILAGRLALWQEWGRFGVCVLPRAVMTELERLTRQAIEPQEEAVAREFLRQWPSLGFQVSEASALVGGINPAGQSMSQRARLEEAVAECAYALAQQQPGTLVVLVSNDRPLVGRIQALGHANLCAISLAELNQWMRASQRPQAVVTALNRLPGPAIPASTLGSASAPAQGPANSAPARPLTPSPEASKPPSQPRQAKSAPAQENSTGAQLWQILKTLQNGITLLLALILLSAAGLLAWRLADPEGSEGIWRRLPLSRIPWIRDF
- the purN gene encoding phosphoribosylglycinamide formyltransferase; its protein translation is MGQPSLLWPDPVEIPAPSDPVRLGILASGNGSNFAAIAQAIQSGDLKAQIAVVITNNPTAYVRQRAEQWGIPCVLLNHREYPQREALDAAMIEVLKQYRVEWVIMAGWMRLVTEVLIAAYPGRILNLHPSLLPSFKGLHAVEQALEYGVKITGCTVHLVTLEMDSGPIVAQAAVPVLPDDTVASLYQRIQVQEHRLYPQAIRLCIAPAEGSQLPKLTGNPHN